The proteins below are encoded in one region of Acidithiobacillus ferrooxidans ATCC 23270:
- a CDS encoding ArsR/SmtB family transcription factor, translating into MELPKVVALLGVPARAAMAWALVGGDALPASELAYRAGVTPQTASHHLARMVDGGLLAVERCLRYRYYRLASPAVAEILESLMALSGPPILKNRPDRAAVDPLRQARSCYDHLAGSLAVVLADTLQRNGWINLQERDYQVTEVGEHGFAAFGLDLPALRHQQRLFARRCIDWSERRPHIGGALGAALMTQFQESGWIRRNPGDRKIWVSSAGQQGLWKTFGIDATP; encoded by the coding sequence ATGGAACTGCCCAAAGTGGTCGCGTTGCTGGGGGTTCCGGCCCGTGCCGCCATGGCCTGGGCCCTGGTCGGAGGCGACGCATTGCCCGCCAGTGAACTGGCCTACCGGGCAGGGGTGACCCCCCAAACCGCCAGCCATCATTTGGCCCGGATGGTGGATGGTGGACTGCTTGCGGTGGAACGCTGTCTACGCTACCGCTACTATCGTTTGGCCAGTCCGGCGGTAGCCGAAATCCTGGAGAGTCTGATGGCGTTGTCCGGCCCGCCGATCCTCAAGAACCGCCCAGACCGCGCCGCGGTGGATCCATTGCGCCAAGCAAGGAGTTGTTACGATCATCTGGCGGGGAGTCTCGCGGTTGTCTTGGCGGATACCCTACAGCGCAACGGGTGGATCAACCTACAGGAGCGCGATTATCAGGTTACAGAGGTTGGCGAACACGGATTCGCGGCCTTCGGGTTGGATCTGCCCGCCCTACGTCATCAGCAGCGGCTTTTCGCGCGGCGCTGCATCGATTGGAGCGAGCGTCGCCCCCATATCGGCGGAGCGCTGGGAGCCGCGTTGATGACGCAGTTCCAAGAGTCGGGATGGATACGGAGAAACCCCGGAGATCGAAAAATCTGGGTTTCGAGCGCCGGCCAGCAAGGGCTGTGGAAGACCTTTGGTATTGATGCGACACCATAA